tttactcaaaaaacacgaaaaacacTATCATACAACAGAATCTCTTATTTTCTTAAGCTGATTTCTTTTTGTTATCGTTTTTATCTCaaatttttcacattatttgcacatgtgactttcaattattataatttctatacTTTCCCTGTGATGtactcattttcaaagaaaaaagGGATATTCTGCGGTGTACCTCtgagtttttcggttttctatgttgtacccctcATTTTTTCCAATTCTACATTGTACCTCTAAACTTTTTAGTTTTTCTCCATCATAACCTCGTTTAACTGtccattaactttatcactatcaaacGCCGATACGTTGACCTTTATTCTGACTTattaatgttgtatcaccattctATATGAGAAACATTATAAATCACTTTTAATATGCACCAACTACTATTAAAAACATATGTTATGAGTCATGACATCATAATGGAGATTTTTTGAACTTTTAGTTAGTTTCGTATACTATTTCGTGGGCTAATGAGTAATTCGATGAACTAATAAGTAAATGAGTAGGTTATTGAGTAATTGGAATGATAAACAGACGATTTAATAGATCATTTAAGAAACTAAGTTAGcaaagacaataaataaggtcATGGTATAGACTAATGTATAGAGTTTAAGGATACACCATAGATTATAAAAAAAGGAGGGGTACAAGATAGAAAACCAAAAACCACGAGGGCAAACCTTAGAATATCCCAAGAAAAAATTTTCTCCATATTAAATTTTGGGTAAATTGATAAAACTACCAACTTTAGTCatctttttcataatcaataGCAACATAATCAAAATTAGTAAtcactaccaaaatattaactttttgctacgataggtaccaagtcgccttcttactctaattttgtttcctactttaaaggtgctttcatctaagagagggattttggaagtgggcgagtggagatttgtacttggatgatggctttttggactttttcaagtaggttgagattagattttcaggcgacttagtaccgatcgtagaaaaaagttaatattttggtagtgattacttattattgattatgttgatattgattatgaaaaagggtccttatattgttattgtggaagatcattttttttcttaatttatttgtggaagatcatttttttcttttatttctcagcgcagttattttatttaatcaattttgtaaTCTAATTGTCGTTTTTTTTCACGCCTAAACAAAAATTTCCCAAACTTTTTTCTCaccaagttaaattttatatcaaattcaaatttttctattaaTATCTTACAAattaagttgtaaatcaaattttgaatgaaccaattggacaatatgttaattttagatttatcaaagatagatgataaataacttatttatttaattttatatgctatgtctttaaatgtgatacgtttatttaagattgttattcaagattataatgctttaattaaaaaattaaaagaaactcACGGCTCtaataaatataattatatattaaaataaatttcttaaattagaaatgttttgaaaaacctgcaaaacgtaattgtgatttctaaaagaataaaaacatttagacgataaacttttctttgcttgcatataagtttataaaattttaaaatcttattaaagtaaataaaaaaataaaaaaatattaaaataattaatcaaagtgtttgcaaaattttatatttaaatgcattttcatattatttatatttgattaaatttcttttagattttaggtttgccttaacatgaaaatatcttaatttaagtcggaaaagatactcgccacgggagtttgttagttcgtggctaatttttttttttgccacggaacaattcgtggcTAAGTAAAATTTCGtcacgggtgtgacatagttcgtggctaaaatgattatttgccacgggtgtagcctatttcgtggcgcaagtgactttttgccacgggaaaactcatcccgtggcataattttttttccaaaataatgaataaatttttcccatggctaagcagattttagccacgaattataaattcccgtggcataattcgtggcgcaagtgacaatttgttgtagtgtatTCATTTGGTAATATCtttcttatctctctacaatatacaatTAGCCaagcaacaacttacctctctaagtttactgacttgagcgtcggagtgagtacgctcggccaaagccgagccatcagtttgttcatcgtttcaggagaccgcaaggaggattcaagcaaagacgtcattctacaagccacgggtggtaacaatacttgctctggaattacacccggaacataagtacattaaaatattagtttatatgataaaattacataataataattgttATTATAAGCTAACAAAAAGATAATATTGTCGtttgattttgaaattttaaatcaAAAATTACGTTATAATTAAAATAATGCTCGAAAAAATGGTACGCAAACAAAGCTCGGGTTCGGGCTCGTAAAATATTATATGAGCCGGTCCCGGGCCTTGATTTCAAGAGCTCGGATTCGGACTCGAACTCGATTTTTACAATATGAGACGAGCTCGATCATAGgtaagctcgagctcggctcggctCGGTTACACCCCTAAATCTAGCTAATTGAAAAGGTAAGAAAAAGCAACAAATAAACTACAACAAGAGGGTACACCTAACAAACAAACAGCGAAGCAATATTATATTAATATCAAATTAAACATGTAAAAGCAAGATACTTCCTCCCTGtcattgttgtcctttttcattttgggatgtttcagtcaattgttatcctttctattttaagaatgaacttgatgagcaatttgatcattcacactaaATTTAgttcacttgtcatttagtaattggctccctcctctttccttggtctttgtggcaaaaccaaatgacaacaattgaaCAGAAATGAGGGAATAATATTGATTATTATACGTGCGtcgaataaataattaattacattaCTCAAAAAAATACAGATGGGGACAATATTCAATTACGTTTAAGTTAAGTCTATAAataataactttattattatataaaaaaaaaatgaatgggcTGTAACATCATTTACCCAAAAACAAATTTTAAAACAAATATATTTTCTAGTAAAAAGAATAACGAACTTAATTAAATGCAAATATTAAAATAAacagcaactctcctataggaccgtcctataccATAGGACTGACCCAAAAGGAGAGAAGCCCAAAAAtaacacttaatttaatttatatttaattttattttaacaacacgatattttatgataaaaactaaCATGTTTAAATATACAAGTTATTAATACAAAATTctaggttatcaaaataaaataatttttttataagTTTATTAACTAACTAGTATAGAccccgtgctatagcacggtaaCTTTTAGATGTAATTGCTAGATATGTTTGCATTTAGAGTATtagtttcaactcattttcagttTCTTGGAGATCATATTGATAAAATTTtaatattaaaataaataaaatagaaaaGTCGACACTTTTTATCCGAATAAATTAATGAATTTTATTTGAATTACTTtgtcaactttattcaaaaaataaatattatattattatattcacTAAAGGCATAAATCTCGTTAGATCTATATCATCAGATCAAATATGTATTAACGGATGAAGGATGATAAGTATGGAGATGATTGGATAATAATTTTAGTGCGTAATTATGGAGATTGTATAGTAATACCCTAGATTATCATAATATAGTGGGATGTACATTTAACTACAATTTAGTGGGCTGTTATCCATTCTCGTTCCCATTCCCAATGATTTAATATCCAAATAAATAGGCCCATATGAGGATTATGcaatttaggcgggaaaactactaaGAGTTTTATTCTCGTAGTAGTAAGGGGGATTGATATGTGGTAAAGATTGCATAATATATTATGGGTAAATGATGGAGTATGATGTTATTTTTTCAGATTTTATCTCTGATGAATTGATATGAGATATTGTATATTGGGGGTAATTTATTCTGATTCGAGATATTATGATTTGAGATTTTCGAACTAATATTGTTAGCATTGCATAATTTGTGGGGCAAATTATAGTTTGTTTCCATATAGGATTATATAATTAGAAAAGTTAAAGCATAATTTATTTTCATGTATAAGATTCCAAGAATTATCACGTTATAATTTCAGTAATGATGCCAAATCAATGCAAAATCAATTAGTTTAAGTCGATGGCCCAACTTAGAACGTGCGTTGTGCTGTTTACAATCCAATAAGGTAGGCCCATCAAAGTGAGAAACACTCGGGCGGGAAAATactaagagaattttattctcttagtagtagggggattttttttgggcttttgattatttgattaaaaaGGTGAGTTATAAGTTAATTGTTTGGGCTTTTGGATTATGGGCTGGTCTTATGCTATAAGACAGTCCTATAGAACAATTTAAATACCGGTTTAACTTATTATTTAATCCAAATCAAGTACTAAACTGAATGTATCTCttgttaaaaaaaaatacatatgtTACAAAAACGATCATACGTTATCCGGTGGCCGCGGTGGGCTTCGAGACGGAAAAGATGCAATTGCCATCAAAGAAGGCATTGTCTTATTTGATGGTGGATTGCAGTTAAATCATGTCCTTTACGTGCCTAAACTAACCATAACATTATAtattccttcaaaaaaaaaaaaccataacaTTATATTCGCATGTTCAAACTACAAAAACACAATTAAGATGAGAGGGCTGTTAGTCAGCAATTATGCGACTAACATCTAACCTCGTATTGCGGGTAAATATTAGGAAATTAtcacttactcttgtttgtaagCGGATTTATAAAAACAAAGATAATATAAAACGGGTCTAAATATAATTATATAAGTGAACATAATAACTAGTTAGTGAAAAATACATGTTTCAATAAGGGTATCGGCCCTTAACTTATACAGTGTAGATAATTGAAGGATAATGATACaacgccaccctctcacatgcaccCCTTATTATTGGGGTCCCCACTTATTCTATGGGATGTATCCATTATTTTGTGAGTCCCCATTTattgcatgtgagagggtggcgccgaGATTGGGCACCACCGGGTGACGCTAACTCATTTTCCATAATTAAATACAGAGTAGTACGGAgtataatttattaattgtaaatTTGTAGTAGAAGAAGTAAAAATAATTAAGAGCGATATAAAATGTCGTTTAGTTTCTCTATACTAAAGTAGAAAGGTGATATATAGATACCAACATcgaataatattattttattttccttgGTAAAAACCTAGAAATATAAAAACAACCTTGTGAACCTAATAAACACGAGATGGGTCTGGCCTTACCCGCGGTGGAGGAGAGAAGTCTAACTCACAAGCCCAAGAATGCTCTTATCTctcaaaaccaattggcaatgggagaAACACCCCTAGGCCTTATAAGATAGACAATCTCTCTTTTTTTCACCGATGTGGGACTCACAAGTGGATTTATACTCCAACAGAACTCATGCCACTCTACTATAAAAATCCCCCTACCCCTTTCTATTTCACATATCCTCAACTTAACCTAAAAATGTCTTCCTTACTCTTCCAAGCTTCACTAATCACTCTTCTCCTTCTCCCTTTCCTTTCATTCTCCACTGCCTATCTCGTCGATATCGACAACGACCCAATAATCAATGGCAAAAGCTACTACATTGTCCTAGTAACCTCTAAGAGTAGTCATCTTACCTACACACAGAAAAAAGGCATGTGTCCACTCTACATAACTTCTAAACAAACGGAAAATTTACCTGGTACCCCAGTTACGATCTCCAGTCCTCTCAGAAACCTCCACATTACCCTCAACCAACGCATTAACCTAGCCTTCCATGGCCCCACACCTTGCAAGAAATCCCTGGTATGGAGACAGACCCTGAACCCATTGGCCAGAAAAGTGTACATCACCACCGGCGGTGTTGAGGGGGACCCATCATTCTCCATTACTAAGATGGATAGGTCTTTGTTACCAACCTATATTTTAAAGTATTGGCTTCCGAGTGATGAAGATAGTAGTGCTAATGTTGGATTATATGAAAATGATGGACTCTTAGGTCTAACTGAGTATCCTACTACCGTATCTTTCAAGAAAGCTTTCAATGTTATCGAGTTATCTACTTCATAGATTTGTAGGGTTTAAGTAATTAAACCACGTtttgattatttatttatttaccttatatATTTTCCTGTAAACGGGTATTTTAATAAAGGTAactaaatgattgagacggagggattAGGTACTTTATCAATAAGTTCATTATCCTTGTGTTACGGTTTTATGTAAGTTTGATGCTGATTTACGAAATGAAATGATAACTTTTTTAATATTGTCTTTAATTATAGGAAATCTATTGCAGAATGATTTTATTTTTGTGAGGCAACATTCACGATTGGAGTTTATGAGAGACGGATTTGTGATTTGTGATTTGTGATTTGTGTGTGAGACCTAAAACAAATTGTTCTGACATTGCTATCAAAAAAATGAATtgtctgaaaaaaaaaattatatatacaCTTGTGAGTAGACCTATTTAATTAAATCTGACCCAGCTCGTCTATTCGGGTCAAAACCCGTAAATTTTAACACACGGTCGGAAACAACTTAAATCAAAAACCCGTAAATTTTAACATACGGCT
The Silene latifolia isolate original U9 population chromosome 11, ASM4854445v1, whole genome shotgun sequence genome window above contains:
- the LOC141612572 gene encoding kunitz-type trypsin inhibitor KTI2-like, with product MSSLLFQASLITLLLLPFLSFSTAYLVDIDNDPIINGKSYYIVLVTSKSSHLTYTQKKGMCPLYITSKQTENLPGTPVTISSPLRNLHITLNQRINLAFHGPTPCKKSLVWRQTLNPLARKVYITTGGVEGDPSFSITKMDRSLLPTYILKYWLPSDEDSSANVGLYENDGLLGLTEYPTTVSFKKAFNVIELSTS